One window of the Oncorhynchus gorbuscha isolate QuinsamMale2020 ecotype Even-year linkage group LG17, OgorEven_v1.0, whole genome shotgun sequence genome contains the following:
- the LOC124001911 gene encoding snake venom 5'-nucleotidase-like yields the protein MHLALLFFFMHFESVSTFELTLLHTNDAHARIEENSRESGKCSPGSPCFGGVARRFTKIADIRSKERNVLLLDAGDQFQGTVWFNYYKGEEAAYFMNKLGYDAMAFGNHEFDNGVEGLLRPFLQKVNFTVLSANIKADATLAPTINGYYQPYTTFTMGSEIVAVVGYTSVETPVLSLPGPHLIFEDEIKALQIQVDKLIALGYNKIIALGHSGFDVDIDIAKRVKGVDLVIGGHTNTFLYTGSVPSSEVPMGPYPFTVRSEDGRDVPVVQAFAFGKYLGYLNLVFDKAGNVLKANGNPILLDSSIAQDPGILADVDEWKKNLAQYSSQYVGKTLVYLNGSFNECRFRECNLGNLICDAMIHHNIKYADEIQWNHVSLCILNSGGIRTGIDESHKNGTITMEEVISVLPFGGTFDLVQLKGSTLKKAFENSVRRYGSSRGEFLQVSGIHVEYDLSRSVGDRVMSLSLRCSQCRVPRYESLDPDRLYKLVLPSYIADGGDGFTMIKEEKLKHDTGDLDISVFGNYIKEMKRVYPTVEGRIKFRNSSMAAGANCLTLLLLGLMWALSTSL from the exons ATGCATTTGGCTTTGCTCTTTTTCTTCATGCATTTTGAAAGTGTGTCAACTTTCGAGCTGACATTGCTACACACCAACGATGCTCACGCTCGGATTGAGGAGAATAGTAGAGAGTCGGGTAAATGTAGCCCAGGTAGTCCTTGTTTTGGCGGAGTGGCCAGGAGGTTCACAAAAATAGCAGACATCCGGAGCAAAGAACGGAATGTGTTATTGCTGGATGCTGGCGATCAGTTTCAGGGTACTGTCTGGTTCAACTACTACAAAGGGGAGGAAGCTGCGTATTTCATGAACAAGCTTGGATATGATGCGATG gcatttggaaaccATGAGTTTGACAATGGAGTGGAGGGCCTGCTCCGCCCTTTTCTGCAGAAGGTGAACTTCACTGTTCTCAGTGCCAACATCAAGGCAGATGCAACACTCGCCCCAACTATCAATGGTTACTATCAACCCTACACAACATTCACGATGGGCTCTGAAATAGTGGCTGTGGTAGGTTACACCTCAGTGGAAACTCCAGTCTTATCCTTACCAG GTCCACACCTGATCTTTGAGGATGAGATCAAAGCCTTGCAGATCCAGGTGGATAAACTGATCGCTCTTGGTTACAATAAGATCATCGCCCTTGGTCACTCTGGATTTGACGTGGATATAGACATCGCCAAGCGAGTGAAAGGCGTGGACCTGGTCATCGGCGGACACACCAACACTTTCCTCTACACAG GGAGTGTCCCATCTTCAGAGGTGCCGATGGGTCCCTACCCCTTCACGGTGAGGTCTGAGGACGGGAGAGATGTCCCTGTGGTACAGGCTTTTGCCTTTGGGAAGTACTTGGGATACCTCAATTTGGTCTTCGATAAAGCTGGGAACGTGCTGAAGGCGAATGGGAACCCCATCCTGCTGGACAGCAGCATAGCCCAGG atccAGGTATCCTTGCTGATGTTGACGAGTGGAAGAAGAACTTGGCCCAGTACTCGTCTCAGTACGTGGGGAAAACCCTGGTGTATCTCAATGGATCCTTCAATGAGTGCCGGTTCCGAGAGTGCAACCTGGGGAACCTCATCTGTGACGCAATG ATTCATCACAATATCAAGTATGCAGATGAGATCCAGTGGAATCACGTCAGTTTATGCATCCTGAACAGTGGAGGCATAAGGACAGGAATAGATGAAAGTCACAAAAATG GCACCATCACCATGGAGGAAGTTATATCAGTCTTACCATTTGGGGGCACTTTTGATCTGGTGCAGTTGAAGGGGTCAACCTTGAAAAAGGCATTTGAAAACTCTGTCCGAAGATACgggagcagcagaggagaatttCTTCAAGTTTCAG GAATCCATGTGGAATACGACCTGTCACGGTCGGTGGGGGACCGTGTGATGTCCTTGAGCCTCCGCTGCTCTCAGTGCCGTGTGCCCAGATACGAATCTCTGGACCCAGACAGGCTGTACAAGCTGGTCCTACCATCTTACATCGCAGACGGAGGAGATGGTTTTACCATGATTAAGGAGGAGAAACTGAAACATGACACTG